A window of the Hordeum vulgare subsp. vulgare chromosome 5H, MorexV3_pseudomolecules_assembly, whole genome shotgun sequence genome harbors these coding sequences:
- the LOC123397880 gene encoding dioscorin DB3S-like: MEAARRRHARAAGPAFTLAIIVIFAFSCAESKAARTSAPASGSAPAFAVASQDQFSYEEKSSNGPDKWAKVNKEWATCGDGKKQSPIDISKVKTKKDMAPLEPTYKASTCTLQNRGHDFILQWKGGNGKLTIGKKDYALQQVHWHVPSEHTVNGTRFDVELHMVHQDSSKARAVISVLYSTKESGDPSKTLSDLAPYFEKLAGKRNEDAEVKEPVDPSVWVDKGSGYYRYKGSLTTPPCTEGVLWNILSKVQHVSKEQIKMLQSVSEKPENNDRPVQKINDRVVSYFEGDEETKDEPAKLSRGMLSRK; the protein is encoded by the exons ATGGAGGCGGCTCGCCGGAGACATGCTCGAGCCGCGGGCCCTGCCTTCACTTTGgccatcattgtgatcttcgccTTCTCCTGTGCGGAATCCAAAGCGGCACGGACGTCAGCCCCTGCGTCTGGGTCGGCGCCGGCGTTTGCGGTAGCTTCCC AGGATCAGTTCAGCTACGAGGAGAAATCCTCAAATGGCCCTGACAAATGGGCCAAGGTGAATAAGGAGTGGGCTACCTGTGGCGACGGCAAGAAGCAGTCCCCGATCGACATCTCCAAGGTGAAGACCAAGAAGGACATGGCCCCCCTAGAGCCGACCTACAAGGCCAGCACTTGCACCTTGCAAAACCGCGGGCACGATTTCATC CTGCAATGGAAAGGTGGGAATGGCAAGTTGACGATCGGGAAGAAGGATTACGCGCTCCAGCAGGTGCACTGGCACGTGCCCTCGGAGCACACCGTGAACGGCACCAG GTTCGACGTGGAGTTGCACATGGTTCACCAGGACTCGAGCAAGGCCCGCGCCGTCATCTCCGTGCTCTACTCGACCAAAGAGTCCGGCGACCCCAGCAAGACGCTGAGCGAT CTGGCGCCGTATTTCGAGAAGCTTGCCGGCAAGCGCAACGAGGACGCGGAGGTGAAGGAGCCCGTCGACCCGTCCGTCTGGGTCGACAAGGGCTCGGGCTACTACAGATACAAGGGCTCCCTCACCACCCCGCCTTGCACCGAGGGGGTTCTTTGGAACATCCTCAGCAAG GTACAACACGTATCCAAGGAGCAGATCAAGATGCTGCAGTCAGTGAGCGAG AAACCGGAAAATAATGACCGGCCGGTTCAGAAAATCAACGACCGAGTTGTTAGCTACTTTGAAGGTGATGAAGAAACTAAAGATGAGCCAGCAAAGCTTAGTAGGGGTATGCTGTCCAGGAAGTGA